From Neomonachus schauinslandi chromosome 12, ASM220157v2, whole genome shotgun sequence, the proteins below share one genomic window:
- the CHRM2 gene encoding muscarinic acetylcholine receptor M2 — protein MNNSTNSSNNGLALTSPYKTFEVVFIVLVAGSLSLVTIIGNILVMVSIKVNRHLQTVNNYFLFSLACADLIIGVFSMNLYTLYTVIGYWPLGPVVCDLWLALDYVVSNASVMNLLIISFDRYFCVTKPLTYPVKRTTKMAGMMIAAAWVLSFILWAPAILFWQFIVGVRTVEDGECYIQFFSNAAVTFGTAIAAFYLPVIIMTVLYWHISRASKSRIKKDKKEPVANQDPVSPSLVQGRIVKPNNNNMAGSDDGLEHNKIQNGKAPRDAVTENCVQGEEKESSNDSTSVSAVASNMRDDEVTQDENTVSTSLGHSKDENSKQTCIKIVTKTQKGDSCTPTNTTVEVVGSAGQNGDEKQNIVARKIVKMTKQPAKKKPPPSREKKVTRTILAILLAFIITWAPYNVMVLINTFCAPCIPNTVWTIGYWLCYINSTINPACYALCNATFKKTFKHLLMCHYKNIGATR, from the coding sequence ATGAATAACTCAACAAACTCCTCTAACAATGGCCTGGCTCTGACCAGTCCTTATAAGACATTTGAAGTGGTGTTTATTGTCCTTGTGGCTGGATCCCTCAGTTTGGTGACCATCATTGGGAACATTCTGGTCATGGTCTCCATTAAAGTCAACCGCCACCTCCAGACCGTCAACAATTACTTTTTGTTCAGCTTGGCCTGTGCTGACCTCATCATTGGTGTTTTCTCCATGAACTTGTATACCCTCTACACTGTGATTGGCTACTGGCCTTTGGGACCTGTGGTATGTGACCTTTGGCTAGCCCTGGACTATGTGGTCAGCAATGCATCAGTGATGAATCTGCTCATTATCAGCTTTGACAGGTACTTCTGTGTCACAAAACCGCTCACCTACCCAGTCAAGCGGACCACGAAAATGGCAGGTATGATGATTGCGGCTGCCTGGGTCCTCTCCTTTATCCTCTGGGCCCCGGCCATTCTCTTCTGGCAGTTCATCGTAGGGGTGAGGACTGTGGAGGATGGGGAATGCTACATTCAGTTTTTCTCCAACGCTGCTGTCACCTTCGGTACTGCCATTGCAGCCTTCTACCTGCCTGTGATCATCATGACCGTGTTATACTGGCACATATCCCGAGCCAGCAAGAGCAGGATAAAGAAGGACAAGAAGGAGCCTGTGGCCAACCAAGACCCAGTTTCTCCCAGTCTGGTACAAGGCAGGATAGTGaagccaaacaacaacaacatggcCGGCAGTGACGATGGCCTGGAGCACAACAAAATCCAGAATGGCAAAGCCCCCAGGGATGCGGTGACCGAAAACTGTgtccagggagaggagaaagagagctcCAATGATTCCACCTCAGTCAGTGCTGTCGCCTCCAACATGAGAGATGATGAAGTCACCCAGGATGAGAACACAGTGTCCACTTCCCTGGGCCATTCCAAAGATGAGAACTCTAAGCAAACGTGCATCAAAATTGTCACCAAGACCCAAAAAGGTGACTCGTGTACCCCAACTAATACCACCGTGGAGGTCGTTGGTTCTGCAGGTCAGAACGgagatgaaaaacagaatattGTAGCTCGCAAGATCGTGAAGATGACTAAGCAGCCCGCCAAAAAGAAGCCTCCTCCCTCCCGGGAGAAGAAAGTGACCAGGACGATCTTGGCTATTCTGTTGGCTTTCATCATCACTTGGGCCCCATACAATGTCATGGTGCTCATTAACACCTTCTGTGCACCCTGCATCCCCAACACAGTGTGGACAATTGGTTATTGGCTCTGTTACATCAACAGCACGATCAACCCCGCGTGCTATGCACTTTGTAACGCCACCTTCAAGAAGACCTTTAAACATCTTCTTATGTGCCATTATAAGAACATAGGCGCTACGAGGTAA